TAGATGACGAAACGGACATCCTTGAGTTCCTGAGCTACAACTTAAAAAAAGAAGGATATAGAGTGTATACTGCAGACGATGGCTATAAAGGGATTGAATTAGCCCGCAAGAAACTACCAGATCTTATTGTTTTAGACCTAATGATGCCGGGTAAAGACGGTGTTGAAGTATGTAGGGAATTGCGAAAAGAAGCCTTATTCAACAAGACTTTAATTGTGTTTCTTACTGCAAGAGATGAAGAGATATCTGAAATTACCGGATTTGAAGTAGGCGCAGACGACTTCATTACCAAACCAATAAGACCAAAAGTATTTACAGCAAGAATTAATGCTTTGCTCAAAAGAAGTGGTACCAATCATACTTCCACTAAGAAAATCACACTGGGAGATATCATTATTAATCCTGAAAAAAGGGCTGTCACTAAAGATGGTGTCCAAATAGACCTACCGAAAAAAGAATTTGATCTACTTGCACTACTTGCCTCTACGCCTGGGAAAGTATTCTCGCGAGACGAGATTTACATGGAACTATGGGGAAACCAAATCTTCGTGGGCGACAGAACACTCGATGTACACATTAGAAAATTAAGAGAGAAAATCGGTGCCAAATACATTATAACAAGTAAAGGAATCGGCTACAAAGCCGATTTTTAAGACAGAAGCATGCAAAATATTTCAGCAAAAAAAATAACATTAATCTCTGCTATTGCGACAACCATTGTTTCTGTAGGTATTGCGTATTCTTTTCTGCTTTTAGATGGAAAATTCAACTCTCTATTAACTATCCTCGTTTTATCCATTCTTCTATTCAGCGCTACATACTTCTTTCTAGCCTACCTGATTAGAGTTTACATTAAAACTAAAATCAATGTCATTTACCAATCCATGTATTCAACGGATTTCAACGACATTCAAATTGACCAGTTTCCTAATCTAGAAAAAACACAAGATGAGGTAATGAATTGGGTGAAGGATAAGAATGAAGAGAAGGAACAACTAGAACGCCTAGAAAAATACAGAAAAGAGTTTTTGGCTAACGTATCTCACGAATTAAAAACGCCAATTTTTAATATTCAAGGGTATTTAGAAACGCTTATTGATGGGAGATTTGAGGATAAAGAGATAAACCAAGAATATGTTTACAAAGCCGCTAAGAACACGGAACGCTTGAGTGCGATCATAGAAGACCTAAGCACCATATCCATGATCGAAAGCGGCCAAATGAGCCTCAACTTGACTCGTTTCAATTTACACGATTTAATTTCTGAGGTATTCGAAACATTGGAATTTAAAGCTACAGCCGCAGAGATCAACTTGAAATTTGCACCCAATACAAAATCAAATTATTTCGTAACAGCCGACCTGGAAAAAATCCGTCAGGTGGTTACAAACCTAATAGTGAATTCTGTTAAATACGGTAAGCAAAACGGCACCACAACTGTACATGTAATCGAAATCCACGACAAGATACTAGTAGAGGTTTCGGATAACGGAATGGGAATTAGCGCTGAGCACCTCCCCCGTCTTTTCGAAAGGTTTTACAGGGTTGATACCAACAGATCTAGAAACATGGGTGGAACCGGTTTGGGTTTAGCCATTGTTAAACACATCGTAGAAACGCACGATCAGTCTATTAATGTACGGAGCACTCTCGGTACAGGATCTACCTTTGAATTCACCCTAAAGAAAGCTTAATTCTATAAGTCTTCGAATACCGCTGTTACCGCTTCTTTCGTAGAAACTTGCATATCTAAGGTTACAGACCCATCTGCAAGAACCACTTCTAGTGAATTATGCATAACATAATTACCATCTTGATCCATTGCTACTGCTACCACTTCTACCGTACTTGCAGTAGGTATGCTCTTCGCAGTAAAATCGATAGCTCTCGTTAAAGATTTAACACTACTATAAGACACCCAGATATCAATAAACTCTGTTCCTGCACCAGTTGCAGTAAATACTAAACTAGAGTGAACACCACTTTCGGCATAAGGCCTAGCACAGTTTACCCAATTAAGTTTTGCTATCGTTAAAAAGTAGCCAGCGCTATCAGTTACGACAGAAGAAATATTATCTGAGCTCGTTGACCAATCGGATACATCCTCTGCTGTTGCACCATAGTAAACAGACATATCGTTATTAGCAGCTGGCGCTTTACCAGCACTTAACTCCATGTTATATCCTAAGCCTGATTTCAAAATACATTCTACACCATCTTTAACGACTCTTACCTTAATCTCTGCAGTAGACTCTATTGGAAAATCACTATCAATTGTAGGCTGTTTGTAGTAAATCATATCGTAAATAGGATAAAGTTCTATTAACTTAATATCGTAAGGAACAGTTAAGTCCGTACCATCTGGTAATTCGAACAAACTACTATGCAGATATATTTTTGTTCCCTCTGTTCCTGTAAATATCGGACCACAGCATGTATCCTCGTAAGTTATCGTTACGGATTGCTCAGGCTGTTTGTTTGCATCGTAGAATTCATCCATAGAAGAATAGGTAGAGCTATTCTCTTTCTCTTCATCAAACCTGTCTTTTTTACAACTTACTGCAATCACAGAAACTGCAATTAGAACTAAACTGGCAATTTTTACATATTGATTTCTCATAACTTGTTTTTTAGCTTCCTATTTTAACGACACACTCAACACTGAGTTTCAAATTTTCCAGATATATTGATAGCGCTTATGTACTTTATCTTTGTGAGGGAAATACCACATTACCCCTGCTCTCAAATTAACCTCTTTCCATTTAATATCATAACGCAGCTCTACGAGCGGTTTTATCGTGCCCTTTGCTTTCGAAAAACCTAAACCTGCCTCATATGTAAAATTGCTAAACTTCGATTTTTCCGCACCAAAACTACCGTGATTAAAAAGCATTTGGTAATACCCGACCAATAATGGATATCCTATCCAACTTTTCTTAACATGAAATATGGGAATAATACTCTCAATACCGACGTACAACTCGTGGTATGTATTAAATGACGGATAATAATCTACTAGAGAAGCAAGTATTAATCGTTTGGAGACATTCATATCTCCCTGCAAGCCAATACCTATTCCTCCACTTTGAAAGTTGTAGATAGCATTAGCACCTGCACCGAACCTCCCTTGAGAAAAAGAGTTAATCGAAAATAGTTGACAAACAACTATAAGAAGTACAAGAGTAACGCGCATGGTAGGAATAAAATAGTCTGGAATTTTATAGAAAGGTACAATAATTGTCTTAACCCATGTTCCTTAAAATACTTTGGAAATAGGTAATCCTACGTAGCAATTTAGCAAAACCTTAAGGCGCTATTTCCGTATCACTTAACAACTTAATACACTTTATAATGTTTGATCTCAATAACCTAATAGACCTGTGCTATTCTACAGGAAAGAATTCGTCGGTGAGTAGTAAATTAACTATTTCTAAAACCCGAAAAGCTACTGCGAAGGCAATACA
The sequence above is a segment of the Flavobacteriales bacterium genome. Coding sequences within it:
- a CDS encoding response regulator transcription factor — protein: MDKLQKKILLVDDETDILEFLSYNLKKEGYRVYTADDGYKGIELARKKLPDLIVLDLMMPGKDGVEVCRELRKEALFNKTLIVFLTARDEEISEITGFEVGADDFITKPIRPKVFTARINALLKRSGTNHTSTKKITLGDIIINPEKRAVTKDGVQIDLPKKEFDLLALLASTPGKVFSRDEIYMELWGNQIFVGDRTLDVHIRKLREKIGAKYIITSKGIGYKADF
- a CDS encoding sensor histidine kinase; amino-acid sequence: MQNISAKKITLISAIATTIVSVGIAYSFLLLDGKFNSLLTILVLSILLFSATYFFLAYLIRVYIKTKINVIYQSMYSTDFNDIQIDQFPNLEKTQDEVMNWVKDKNEEKEQLERLEKYRKEFLANVSHELKTPIFNIQGYLETLIDGRFEDKEINQEYVYKAAKNTERLSAIIEDLSTISMIESGQMSLNLTRFNLHDLISEVFETLEFKATAAEINLKFAPNTKSNYFVTADLEKIRQVVTNLIVNSVKYGKQNGTTTVHVIEIHDKILVEVSDNGMGISAEHLPRLFERFYRVDTNRSRNMGGTGLGLAIVKHIVETHDQSINVRSTLGTGSTFEFTLKKA